CCCGGGGCGGTGGGGAACGAGGCCCACTCTTCGACGGCAACGGGCGCATACTGGCGGCGCCATGCCGTCCGTTCCTGCCCGCCCCGGCCCGGACTCCGGAGCAGCCGACCCCAAGACCTGGCCCGTCCGTGTGGCGACCTCATCCGGCGGCGTCGCCGTCAGCACGGAGGGACAGATCCCGCATGTGGCGCTCATCCGGACCACCTCCCTCAAAGGGCGAACCGTGTGGGGTATCCCGAAAGGTGCCGTGGAGCCCGGTGAAACCCCGCAGCAAGCCGCCGTCCGGGAGGTTTTGGAGGAGACGGGGTTGCGAGTAGAGGTCGTGTCGGAGCTCGAGCCGCTCAACTACTGGTTTGCCTGGGCCCCCGAGCAGGTCCGCTACCGAAAGACCGTGCACATGTTCCTGATGCGGGTAACCGGAGGCACACCGGTACCT
This sequence is a window from Actinomycetota bacterium. Protein-coding genes within it:
- a CDS encoding NUDIX domain-containing protein, translated to MPSVPARPGPDSGAADPKTWPVRVATSSGGVAVSTEGQIPHVALIRTTSLKGRTVWGIPKGAVEPGETPQQAAVREVLEETGLRVEVVSELEPLNYWFAWAPEQVRYRKTVHMFLMRVTGGTPVPQLEEVEEVRLVPIQEAMRKVTYTSERKAVRAAAAIVASW